One stretch of Euphorbia lathyris chromosome 7, ddEupLath1.1, whole genome shotgun sequence DNA includes these proteins:
- the LOC136201515 gene encoding uncharacterized protein, translating into MRKLCPNFDRENGLETVLEVPIPEEMFTNMGTNGASRWANLRSLMSAQSTDNKSSHLQAKSKNEFIALLKLVGSPLIPYQVHPGHPVTRPIRNCSIESSTAKYIVQQFVAATGGPAALNSLTSMYAVGQVKMVGSEMEEDGHSVRTCGNPEVGGFVLWQKNPDLWYLELVVAGYKVSAGSDGKTAWNQSSSQPSHANRGPPRPLRRFFQGLDPRCTANLFLEANCIGERNVKNEECFVLKLDTDINVLKSQCSRNTEILHHTIWGYFSQRTGLLVKFEDTKLVKMKPIKGNDIVFWETSMESEIGDYRYVDGINIAHFGKTVATLYRYGQAHNHKRMIEETWRIEEADFNICGLSMDCFLPPADLKREQEDGD; encoded by the exons ATGAGAAAACTTTGCCCCAATTTTGATCGAGAAAATGGCCTTGAGACCGTTTTGGAGGTTCCCATCCCCGAAGAAATGTTCACCAATATGGGCACCAATGGCGCTTCAAGATGGGCCAATTTGCGTTCCTTGATGAGTGCCCAATCTACTGATAATAAATCTTCTCATCTTCAAGCTAAatccaaaaacgagtttatcgCATTGCTCAAACTCGTTGGTTCTCCTCTCATCCCTTATCAAGTTCATCCTGGTCATCCCGTCACTCGCCCAATCCGAAATTGTTCAATT GAATCTTCGACGGCGAAGTACATTGTGCAACAATTTGTGGCGGCGACGGGAGGACCGGCGGCGTTGAATTCATTGACTAGTATGTATGCTGTAGGGCAGGTGAAAATGGTAGGGTCAGAAATGGAAGAAGATGGACATAGTGTGAGGACTTGTGGGAATCCAGAAGTAGGAGGGTTTGTGCTATGGCAGAAAAATCCAGATCTATGGTATCTTGAACTAGTTGTTGCTGGTTACAAAGTTAGTGCAGGTAGTGATGGAAAAACTGCTTGGAATCAGTCTTCTTCTCAACCTTCTCATGCCAATAGAGGCCCTCCTCGTCCCTTGAGACGCTTTTTCCAa GGATTGGATCCAAGATGCACAGCCAACTTATTCTTAGAAGCAAATTGCATAGGAGAAAGGAATGTGAAAAACGAAGAATGTTTTGTACTAAAGCTAGATACAGACATTAATGTCCTCAAATCTCAATGTTCACGCAATACAGAAATACTTCACCATACAATATGGGGATACTTCAGCCAGAGAACAGGGTTACTAGTCAAATTTGAAGATACAAAACTAGTGAAAATGAAGCCTATAAAAGGAAATGATATTGTCTTCTGGGAAACAAGTATGGAATCAGAAATTGGTGATTATAGATACGTAGATGGGATCAATATAGCACATTTTGGAAAAACCGTAGCCACATTATATAGGTATGGACAAGCACATAACCATAAGAGGATGATTGAAGAAACATGGAGAATTGAAGAAGCTGATTTTAACATTTGCGGGTTGTCGATGGATTGCTTTTTACCTCCTGCTGATCTTAAGAGAGAGCAAGAAGATGGAGACTGA